From the Cryptomeria japonica chromosome 2, Sugi_1.0, whole genome shotgun sequence genome, one window contains:
- the LOC131042583 gene encoding polygalacturonase, producing the protein MAMKLIAPMAFLAMQLIIMAAAEDQSAQIMLDSVVEKYLRSNRSLRKVEHSRHDAINIFNVEKYGAVGDGKHDCTEAFSTAWQAACKKPSAMLLVPGNKKFVVNNLFFNGPCQPHFTFKVDGIIAAYQNPASWKNNRIWLQFAKLTGFTLMGKGVIDGQGKQWWAGQCKWVNGREICNDRDRPTAIKFDFSTGLIIQGLRLMNSPEFHLVFGNCEGVKIIGISITAPRDSPNTDGIDIFASKNFHLQKNTIGTGDDCVAIGTGSSNIVIEDLICGPGHGISIGSLGRENSRAEVSYVHVNGAKFIDTQNGLRIKTWQGGSGMASHIIYENVEMINSENPILINQFYCTSASACQNQRSAVQIQDVTYKNIRGTSATAAAIQLKCSDSMPCKDIKLSDISLKLTSGKIASCLNDNANGYFSGHVIPACKNLSPSAKRKESKSHKHPKTVMVENMGAYDKGNRTRILLGSRPPNCTNKCHGCSPCKAKLVIVHRIMPQEYYPQRWMCSCHGKIYHP; encoded by the exons ATGGCCATGAAATTAATTGCTCCAATGGCCTTTCTGGCCATGCAATTGATTATAATGGCGGCAGCAGAAGATCAATCTGCCCAAATTATGTTGGACAGTGTTGTCGAAAAATATCTTAGATCGAATCGGAGTTTAAGAAAAGTTGAGCATTCTCGTCATGATGCTATCAACATCTTCAATGTGGAAAAATATGGCGCAGTAGGCGATGGAAAGCATGATTGCACTGAG GCATTTTCAACAGCATGGCAAGCTGCATGCAAAAAGCCATCAGCAATGTTGCTTGTGCCAGGCAACAAGAAATTTGTTGTAAACAATTTGTTCTTCAATGGGCCATGTCAACCTCACTTTACTTTTaag GTAGATGGGATAATAGCTGCGTACCAAAATCCAGCGAGCTGGAAGAATAATAGAATATGGTTGCAGTTTGCTAAACTTACAGGTTTTACTCTAATGGGTAAAGGTGTAATTGATGGGCAAGGAAAACAATGGTGGGCTGGCCAATGTAAATGGGTCAATGGACGA GAAATTTGCAACGATCGTGATAGACCAACA GCCATTAAATTCGATTTCTCCACGGGTCTGATAATCCAAGGACTGAGACTAATGAACAGCCCCGAATTTCATTTAGTTTTTGGGAATTGTGAGGGAGTAAAAATCATCGGCATTAGTATTACGGCACCGAGAGACAGTCCTAACACTGATGGAATTGATATCTTTGCATCTAAAAACTTTCACTTACAAAAGAACACGATAGGAACAG GGGATGACTGCGTCGCTATAGGCACAGGGTCTTCTAATATTGTGATTGAGGATCTGATTTGCGGTCCAGGCCATGGAATAAG TATAGGAAGTCTTGGGAGGGAAAACTCTAGAGCAGAGGTTTCATACGTGCACGTAAATGGGGCTAAATTCATAGACACACAAAATGGATTAAGAATCAAAACATGGCAg GGTGGTTCAGGCATGGCAAGCCATATAATATATGAGAATGTTGAAATGATAAATTCGGAGAACCCCATATTAATAAATCAATTCTACTGCACTTCGGCTTCTGCTTGCCAAAACCAG AGGTCTGCGGTTCAAATCCAAGATGTGACATACAAGAACATACGTGGGACATCAGCAACAGCAGCAGCAATTCAACTTAAGTGCAGTGACAGTATGCCCTGCAAAGATATAAAGCTAAGTGATATATCTTTGAAGCTTACCTCAGGGAAAATTGCTTCCTGccttaatgataatgcaaatggaTATTTCAGTGGACACGTCATCCCTGCATGCAAGAATTTAAGTCCAA GTGCTAAGCGAAAAGAATCTAAATCCCATAAACACCCAAAAACTGTCATG GTTGAAAATATGGGAGCATATGACAAGGGTAACAGAACACGCATATTGTTGGGGTCGAGGCCTCCGAATTGTACAAACAAATGTCATGGTTGCAGTCCATGTAAGGCCAAGTTAGTTATTGTTCATCGTATTATGCCGCAGGAGTATTATCCTCAGAGGTGGATGTGCAGCTGTCATGGCAAAATCTACCATCCATAA
- the LOC131042587 gene encoding polygalacturonase-like: MGNIPFYLLHFVFICVSFQSSFIIACNHEYGKRNITSCSDLHLVKFFNVQAYGAVGNGLEDDTLAFSRAWAAACESPSTTLLVPGPKTFLLKHSIFTGPCQPGFNFQIDGTIVAPKYPVQSTNSRVWLEFKRLKHFSLTGRGMILGQGSGWWYLACRVVNYKRFCRRLPTAIQFEYSRGIIISGITIIESPRSHLNFLGCHNVEVLSVRILAPENSPNTDGIHIEFSTNVLVRDCVIGSGDDCISVGKGSSNITIQDLTCGPGHGISVGSLGKRHSTDEVSNVLIDGAKLISTQNGLRIKTWQGGTGLASNIVFSNVQMVDTANPIIIDQYYCDSPMPCPNQTSAVRVTNVTFKDIIGTSATKVAVRLSCSKSIPCTGIILSDISLKLTSGGQPESYCENAKGTTWGTVNPPSCLL; this comes from the exons ATGGGAAACATTCCTTTTTATCTTCTGCATTTTGTCTTTATTTGTGTTTCATTTCAGTCCAGTTTTATTATCGCTTGCAATCACGAATATGGGAAGAGAAATATAACTTCATGTTCAGATCTTCATCTCGTTAAATTCTTTAATGTGCAAGCATACGGTGCAGTAGGCAACGGATTAGAAGATGATACACTG GCATTCTCACGGGCATGGGCTGCCGCTTGTGAATCTCCTTCCACAACATTGCTTGTGCCTGGCCCTAAAACATTTCTTTTGAAGCATTCAATTTTCACTGGTCCGTGTCAGCCAGGTTTTAATTTTCAG ATAGACGGAACAATAGTTGCACCAAAATATCCTGTACAATCGACGAATTCAAGAGTATGGCTTGAATTTAAGCGACTTAAACATTTTAGTCTGACCGGAAGGGGCATGATTCTTGGACAAGGAAGTGGATGGTGGTATTTAGCTTGCAGGGTGGTAAATTACAAG CGGTTCTGTAGAAGGTTGCCAACG GCCATTCAATTCGAATATAGCAGAGGGATTATAATTTCAGGAATTACGATTATAGAAAGTCCTCGCTCTCATTTGAATTTTCTTGGATGTCACAATGTCGAAGTCCTCTCAGTTAGAATTTTGGCACCCGAAAACAGTCCAAATACAGATGGAATTCATATAGAATTTTCCACAAATGTTTTAGTACGCGACTGCGTTATCGGCTCAG GGGATGACTGTATCTCAGTCGGTAAAGGATCTTCCAACATCACAATACAAGATCTTACATGCGGACCAGGTCATGGAATAAG TGTGGGAAGCCTTGGTAAAAGGCATTCAACGGACGAGGTTTCCAACGTATTGATAGACGGCGCCAAATTGATATCAACTCAAAATGGATTAAGAATCAAAACATGGCAG GGAGGTACAGGCCTGGCAAGCAATATTGTATTTTCCAATGTTCAAATGGTAGACACAGCCAATCCAATAATAATCGATCAATACTATTGTGATTCACCAATGCCCTGCCCCAATCAG ACGTCTGCAGTTCGAGTCACAAACGTAACATTCAAAGACATTATAGGAACTTCTGCAACAAAAGTAGCAGTGCGTCTTTCCTGCAGCAAAAGCATACCATGTACAGGCATAATTCTGAGTGACATATCTTTGAAGCTGACCTCAGGTGGGCAGCCTGAATCTTATTGTGAAAATGCCAAGGGAACAACATGGGGAACCGTAAACCCTCCAAGCTGccttctctaa